From Bifidobacterium longum subsp. longum JCM 1217, one genomic window encodes:
- the purT gene encoding formate-dependent phosphoribosylglycinamide formyltransferase: protein MTENAVNTAVTSTSSPAIPAETSAVSPATRAANRPLGTPLGKHPTRVLFLGAGELGKEVAIELMRLGAWVCAADSYAGAPAQQVAHEYRALDMANAAELQALFDEIKPDIIVPEVEAIATDVLAGTAAAGAQVVPSAEIAAICMDRERLRVLAHEELGLPTTPYRFAGSLEELRAGASEVGYPCVVKPVMSSSGHGQSVVRSADAIDAAWTEAQEGRRAADEGDVSRVIVEALAPLERELTVLTVSSSAGIVTCAPIGQRQESGDYRESWQPATEPDGEAERARDIARTAVEGLVAKAQAAGETGWGVFGVELFVLTDGSILFNEVSPRPHDTGMVTMASQRLSEFALHARAILGLPITPEHVSLTIPAGSVAASHAIVVAGDGEVEFTDVAAALAEPGTDLRIFAKPEVHGHRRMAVALAVGESEADARAKAGLVADALTITVE from the coding sequence ATGACTGAGAACGCCGTAAATACTGCCGTGACTTCCACCTCCTCTCCCGCAATTCCCGCCGAGACTTCCGCCGTCTCCCCCGCAACTCGCGCAGCCAACCGCCCGCTGGGCACACCGCTGGGCAAGCACCCCACCCGCGTGCTGTTTTTGGGCGCTGGTGAGCTGGGCAAGGAAGTGGCCATCGAGCTCATGCGACTGGGCGCGTGGGTGTGCGCCGCTGACTCGTATGCCGGCGCTCCGGCCCAGCAGGTGGCGCATGAATATCGCGCGTTGGATATGGCGAATGCCGCCGAATTGCAGGCATTGTTCGATGAAATCAAGCCGGACATCATCGTGCCCGAGGTAGAGGCCATCGCCACCGATGTGCTGGCCGGTACTGCGGCCGCGGGCGCCCAGGTGGTGCCGAGCGCCGAAATCGCCGCGATTTGCATGGACCGCGAGCGCCTGCGCGTACTGGCCCACGAAGAATTGGGCTTGCCGACTACACCGTATCGTTTTGCCGGCTCGCTGGAAGAGCTGCGCGCCGGAGCTTCGGAAGTCGGCTATCCGTGCGTGGTCAAGCCGGTGATGAGCTCGTCTGGTCACGGCCAGTCGGTGGTGCGTTCCGCCGACGCCATCGATGCCGCTTGGACCGAAGCGCAGGAGGGCCGCCGCGCCGCCGATGAGGGCGATGTGTCGCGCGTGATCGTTGAGGCGCTTGCTCCGCTGGAGCGTGAGCTGACGGTACTGACTGTTTCTTCGTCCGCCGGCATTGTGACGTGCGCGCCGATCGGCCAACGTCAGGAGTCCGGCGATTACCGCGAGTCCTGGCAGCCGGCTACCGAACCCGATGGTGAGGCCGAGCGGGCGCGCGACATCGCACGTACCGCCGTTGAAGGCTTGGTGGCCAAGGCTCAGGCGGCCGGCGAAACCGGTTGGGGCGTATTCGGCGTGGAACTGTTCGTGCTCACCGACGGCTCGATTCTGTTCAACGAGGTCTCCCCCCGTCCGCACGATACCGGTATGGTGACAATGGCCTCCCAGCGTCTGAGCGAGTTCGCGCTGCACGCCCGCGCGATTCTCGGCCTGCCGATCACCCCCGAGCATGTGTCGCTCACGATTCCGGCCGGCTCGGTGGCGGCAAGCCATGCGATTGTGGTGGCCGGCGACGGTGAGGTCGAGTTCACCGATGTGGCCGCTGCTCTGGCCGAACCCGGCACGGACCTGCGCATTTTTGCCAAGCCCGAAGTGCATGGCCACCGCCGCATGGCCGTGGCACTGGCCGTCGGCGAGTCCGAAGCCGACGCCCGTGCCAAGGCCGGCCTCGTGGCCGATGCGTTGACGATTACCGTGGAGTAG